The DNA window TCAGGCGCGGCCTCAGCGCCAGTAAAATGCTATTTTACCTTTATCCGCTTTCCATTTGCCGCGCTTTACTTTATTTGTAGCGGCTTTCCCGTTTTCAAAGGACATGTTATGGCTTCCCTGTTCGCCAAAGGGGCGCTGCTGAGCGCCTTATGCGCCCTGCTCGCCGCCTGCGACGATGCCTCCACCCGCCCGCAAATCGATATCGACGGCAAGACCATGGGCACCTTCTACAGCGTAAAAGTCAGCGGTGACGTCGCGATCGGCAAGCAAGAACTGCAACGGCAGATAGACAAAGTGCTCGAGCAGGCCAACGACGATATCTCCACCTACCGCGCCGACTCGGTGCTGTCGCGGTTTAACCACAGCGCCAGCCTCGAGCCGCAGCCGATCCCGCGCGGCATGGCGGACATCGTGTTGATGGCCCAGCGCATCGGCCGCGATACCGGCGGCGCCATGGACATCACCGTCGGCCCTTTGGTGAATCTGTGGGGATTCGGCCCCGACAAACATCCGGTCAAGGTACCGGAACAGGCGCAAATCGACGCGGCGAAGCAGCGCATCGGCCTGCAGCACCTGAAGCTGATAAGCGACAATCGTGGAGAGTGGCTGCAGAAAGATCTGCCGGACATGTATGTCGATCTTTCGACCCTGGGCGAAGGCTATGGCGCCGATGAACTGGTGCGCCTGATGAACCGTAACGGCATTACCAACTATCTGGTATCGGTCGGCGGCGCGGTCTCTTCACGCGGCGTCAACGGCCAGGGAAAGCCCTGGCGGGTGGCGATCCAGAAGCCGACCGACCGTGAAAATGCGGTGCAGGCGCTGGTGGATCTGCACGGTTACGGCATCAGCACCGCCGGCAGCTACCGCAACTACT is part of the Serratia surfactantfaciens genome and encodes:
- the apbE gene encoding FAD:protein FMN transferase ApbE yields the protein MASLFAKGALLSALCALLAACDDASTRPQIDIDGKTMGTFYSVKVSGDVAIGKQELQRQIDKVLEQANDDISTYRADSVLSRFNHSASLEPQPIPRGMADIVLMAQRIGRDTGGAMDITVGPLVNLWGFGPDKHPVKVPEQAQIDAAKQRIGLQHLKLISDNRGEWLQKDLPDMYVDLSTLGEGYGADELVRLMNRNGITNYLVSVGGAVSSRGVNGQGKPWRVAIQKPTDRENAVQALVDLHGYGISTAGSYRNYFEQNGQRYSHVIDPSTGRPINHRLVSATVIAPTALEADGWDTGLMVLGTEKALKLAEEKGLAVYLISKTDDGFSAVMTPQFKAFLVQ